In Apis cerana isolate GH-2021 linkage group LG5, AcerK_1.0, whole genome shotgun sequence, a single genomic region encodes these proteins:
- the LOC107996538 gene encoding monocarboxylate transporter 3 isoform X2, which produces MSRVSLNKSQYSQYGSRRVRKISTTESEYSVEEHAKLTATDGASDEASPEDEGGSLCEYHDIPPPPDGGYGWVVVFASFMCNMIVDGIAYTFGVFLGEFVTYFGEGKGKTAWVGSLLSGMYLSAGPIVSALTNKYGCRAVCMAGSFLGAAAFVLSTFSTSVNMLMITYGVMGGIGFGLIYLPAVVCVGYYFETKRSLATGIAVCGSGFGTFAFAPLATMLLEAYNWKGANLILAGLILNCAVFGAMMRPLEYPKASSVKPLLQRMAEEKRFQMERGSIGGSYFMVQLPDGSMEKRMKMPINIDPGVHSSFNLDQLVPGTPLTPVPTVPTLPTISEVKVQEHSSSGATSNSGSMDLKNISTKSKSRKNIDDTKDITEKSESEFKPIIPRNASQPAFTTHVQGLPKNGSVPFFDRIRKTSTGERYKPSLSAIKNSRTTLNSNGDIRKSLHLRLSTSSVMGSRNNNAEIDDGESITFTTSKTSIPKEKPQIIRPLSRKDIFYSGSVVNLPEYQSQKSLANYRQSVISLSKSVRGDIKDTDIEKAREQPLCPCLVLPDSFKEALATMMDVSLLKDPVFLLIGISNVFGMAGLYVPFVYLLDAAVLDNIDKTLASYLVSIIGITNTLGRVACGYIADFPQVDSLLLNNICLIISTVAVAAIPFCHSYPAYIIMSILFGIAISGYISLTSIILVDLLGLDKLTNAFGLLILFRGAAAIIGSPLAGAVYDATQSYSIPFFMAGFFFLVSTVTSFMAPAMKRCTTPQTQPVILDTLTPIDEDIEEENEEDIPEIVETAPSPQEPPEKEIKQIESVL; this is translated from the exons ATGTCGCGCGTGTCGCTCAACAAGTCGCAGTACAGCCAATACGGCTCGCGTCGCGTGCGGAAGATCAGTACG acGGAAAGTGAATATTCTGTAGAAGAGCATGCAAAATTAACTGCTACTGATGGAGCTAGTGATGAAGCATCTCCAGAAGATGAAGGAGGATCATTATGTGAATACCATGACATACCACCCCCACCAGATGGTGGATATGGGTGGGTGGTGGTATTTGCATCATTCATGTGTAATATGATAGTTGATGGTATCGCTTATACATTTGGTGTTTTTCTGGGAGAATTTGTTACATATTTTGGAGAAGGAAAAGGCAAAACTGCATGGGTTGGTTCATTGTTATCTGGCATGTACCTCAGTGctg gacCTATTGTCAGTGCTTTAACGAATAAGTATGGATGTAGAGCAGTATGTATGGCAGGAAGTTTTTTAGGTGCAGCAGCATTTGTACTTTCAACATTTTCAACCAGTGTAAATATGCTTATGATAACTTATGGTGTTATGGGAG GAATTGGATTtggtttaatatatttgccaGCAGTAGTTTGTGTaggttattattttgaaaccaAAAGATCATTAGCTACAGGTATTGCTGTATGTGGTTCAGGATTTGGCACATTTGCATTTGCACCTCTTGCAACAATGTTATTAGAAGCATATAATTGGAAAGGagcaaatttaattcttgcaggccttattttaaattgtgct GTATTTGGTGCAATGATGAGGCCATTAGAATATCCAAAAGCTTCTTCTGTTAAACCATTGTTACAAAGAATGGCAGAGgagaaaagatttcaaatGGAACGTGGAAGTATTGGGGGTTCTTATTTCATGGTACAACTGCCTGATGGATCTATggaaaagagaatgaaaatgCCTATTAATATTGATCCTGGTGTTCATTCCAGTTTCAATTTAGACCAATTAGTGCCTG gaaCTCCTTTAACACCAGTTCCAACGGTACCAACTCTTCCCACTATATCGGAAGTGAAAGTACAAGAACACTCTTCTAGTGGAGCAACTAGTAATAGTGGCAGTATGGACTTAAAAAACATTTCCACTAAATCAAAgagtagaaaaaatattgatgataCCAAAGATATAACAGAGAAGTCTGAAAGCGAATTCAAACCAATAATTCCTAGAAATGCTTCACAGCCTGCTTTCACAACTCATGTACAAGGTTTACCTAAAAATGGTTCTGTACCCTTTTTTGATAGAATCCGTAAAACAAGTACTGGTGAAAGGTATAAACCAAGTCTTAGTGCCATTAAGAATTCTAGAACAACATTGAATTCTAATGGCGATATTAGAAAGAGTTTGCATTTGAGACTTTCGACAAGCAGTGTTATGGGTTCTCGAAATAATAATGCGGAAATAGAT gatGGCGAAAGTATTACTTTTACCACAAGTAAAACTAGTATTCCAAAAGAAAAACCACAAATAATTCGACCACTATCAAgaaaggatattttttatagtggTAGTGTTGTTAACTTACCAGAATATCAAAGTCAAAAATCACTTGCAAATTATCGTCAAAgtgttatttctttatcaaaatcCGTTCGTGGAGATATTAAAGACACCGATATTGAAAAGGCGCGCGAgc AACCTCTATGTCCTTGTTTGGTATTACCTGATTCGTTCAAAGAAGCTCTGGCAACTATGATGGATGTATCTTTGCTAAAAGACCcagtatttcttttaattggtATTAGTAACGTATTTGGAATGGCTGGTTTATATGTcccttttgtatatttattagatgCTGCAGTCTTAGat aatattgacAAGACTCTTGCATCATATTTAGTATCTATTATTGGAATTACCAATACTCTGGGTCGTGTAGCTTGTGGATATATTGCAGATTTTCCACAAGTAGACTCGCTATTGTTGAATAATATCTGCTTAATTATATCAACAGTTGCTGTGGCTGCAATTCCGTTTTGTCATTCATATCCTGCTTACATTATTATGAGCATTCTTTTTGGAATAGCTATAT CTGGATATATTTCTTTGACGTCAATTATTTTGGTAGACCTTTTGGGATTGGACAAATTGACCAATGCATTTGGCCTCTTAATCTTATTTAGAGGAGCAGCAGCTATCATTGGTTCACCTTTAGCAGGTGCTGTTTATGACGCAACGCAAAGCTATAGTATCCCATTTTTTATGGCAGGATTTTTCTTCCTTGTAAGTACAGTTACTAGTTTCATGGCTCCAGCAATGAAACGCTGTACAACGCCAcag ACTCAGCCTGTGATATTAGATACATTGACTCCAATTGATGAAgatatcgaagaagaaaatgaagaggATATTCCTGAAATTGTAGAAACTGCGCCATCTCCGCAAGAACCTCctgaaaaggaaattaaacaaatagaatctgttttataa
- the LOC107996538 gene encoding monocarboxylate transporter 3 isoform X3 yields the protein MANAERYVETLNTESEYSVEEHAKLTATDGASDEASPEDEGGSLCEYHDIPPPPDGGYGWVVVFASFMCNMIVDGIAYTFGVFLGEFVTYFGEGKGKTAWVGSLLSGMYLSAGPIVSALTNKYGCRAVCMAGSFLGAAAFVLSTFSTSVNMLMITYGVMGGIGFGLIYLPAVVCVGYYFETKRSLATGIAVCGSGFGTFAFAPLATMLLEAYNWKGANLILAGLILNCAVFGAMMRPLEYPKASSVKPLLQRMAEEKRFQMERGSIGGSYFMVQLPDGSMEKRMKMPINIDPGVHSSFNLDQLVPGTPLTPVPTVPTLPTISEVKVQEHSSSGATSNSGSMDLKNISTKSKSRKNIDDTKDITEKSESEFKPIIPRNASQPAFTTHVQGLPKNGSVPFFDRIRKTSTGERYKPSLSAIKNSRTTLNSNGDIRKSLHLRLSTSSVMGSRNNNAEIDDGESITFTTSKTSIPKEKPQIIRPLSRKDIFYSGSVVNLPEYQSQKSLANYRQSVISLSKSVRGDIKDTDIEKAREQPLCPCLVLPDSFKEALATMMDVSLLKDPVFLLIGISNVFGMAGLYVPFVYLLDAAVLDNIDKTLASYLVSIIGITNTLGRVACGYIADFPQVDSLLLNNICLIISTVAVAAIPFCHSYPAYIIMSILFGIAISGYISLTSIILVDLLGLDKLTNAFGLLILFRGAAAIIGSPLAGAVYDATQSYSIPFFMAGFFFLVSTVTSFMAPAMKRCTTPQTQPVILDTLTPIDEDIEEENEEDIPEIVETAPSPQEPPEKEIKQIESVL from the exons ATGGCTAACGCGGAACGATATGTCGAAACATTAAAC acGGAAAGTGAATATTCTGTAGAAGAGCATGCAAAATTAACTGCTACTGATGGAGCTAGTGATGAAGCATCTCCAGAAGATGAAGGAGGATCATTATGTGAATACCATGACATACCACCCCCACCAGATGGTGGATATGGGTGGGTGGTGGTATTTGCATCATTCATGTGTAATATGATAGTTGATGGTATCGCTTATACATTTGGTGTTTTTCTGGGAGAATTTGTTACATATTTTGGAGAAGGAAAAGGCAAAACTGCATGGGTTGGTTCATTGTTATCTGGCATGTACCTCAGTGctg gacCTATTGTCAGTGCTTTAACGAATAAGTATGGATGTAGAGCAGTATGTATGGCAGGAAGTTTTTTAGGTGCAGCAGCATTTGTACTTTCAACATTTTCAACCAGTGTAAATATGCTTATGATAACTTATGGTGTTATGGGAG GAATTGGATTtggtttaatatatttgccaGCAGTAGTTTGTGTaggttattattttgaaaccaAAAGATCATTAGCTACAGGTATTGCTGTATGTGGTTCAGGATTTGGCACATTTGCATTTGCACCTCTTGCAACAATGTTATTAGAAGCATATAATTGGAAAGGagcaaatttaattcttgcaggccttattttaaattgtgct GTATTTGGTGCAATGATGAGGCCATTAGAATATCCAAAAGCTTCTTCTGTTAAACCATTGTTACAAAGAATGGCAGAGgagaaaagatttcaaatGGAACGTGGAAGTATTGGGGGTTCTTATTTCATGGTACAACTGCCTGATGGATCTATggaaaagagaatgaaaatgCCTATTAATATTGATCCTGGTGTTCATTCCAGTTTCAATTTAGACCAATTAGTGCCTG gaaCTCCTTTAACACCAGTTCCAACGGTACCAACTCTTCCCACTATATCGGAAGTGAAAGTACAAGAACACTCTTCTAGTGGAGCAACTAGTAATAGTGGCAGTATGGACTTAAAAAACATTTCCACTAAATCAAAgagtagaaaaaatattgatgataCCAAAGATATAACAGAGAAGTCTGAAAGCGAATTCAAACCAATAATTCCTAGAAATGCTTCACAGCCTGCTTTCACAACTCATGTACAAGGTTTACCTAAAAATGGTTCTGTACCCTTTTTTGATAGAATCCGTAAAACAAGTACTGGTGAAAGGTATAAACCAAGTCTTAGTGCCATTAAGAATTCTAGAACAACATTGAATTCTAATGGCGATATTAGAAAGAGTTTGCATTTGAGACTTTCGACAAGCAGTGTTATGGGTTCTCGAAATAATAATGCGGAAATAGAT gatGGCGAAAGTATTACTTTTACCACAAGTAAAACTAGTATTCCAAAAGAAAAACCACAAATAATTCGACCACTATCAAgaaaggatattttttatagtggTAGTGTTGTTAACTTACCAGAATATCAAAGTCAAAAATCACTTGCAAATTATCGTCAAAgtgttatttctttatcaaaatcCGTTCGTGGAGATATTAAAGACACCGATATTGAAAAGGCGCGCGAgc AACCTCTATGTCCTTGTTTGGTATTACCTGATTCGTTCAAAGAAGCTCTGGCAACTATGATGGATGTATCTTTGCTAAAAGACCcagtatttcttttaattggtATTAGTAACGTATTTGGAATGGCTGGTTTATATGTcccttttgtatatttattagatgCTGCAGTCTTAGat aatattgacAAGACTCTTGCATCATATTTAGTATCTATTATTGGAATTACCAATACTCTGGGTCGTGTAGCTTGTGGATATATTGCAGATTTTCCACAAGTAGACTCGCTATTGTTGAATAATATCTGCTTAATTATATCAACAGTTGCTGTGGCTGCAATTCCGTTTTGTCATTCATATCCTGCTTACATTATTATGAGCATTCTTTTTGGAATAGCTATAT CTGGATATATTTCTTTGACGTCAATTATTTTGGTAGACCTTTTGGGATTGGACAAATTGACCAATGCATTTGGCCTCTTAATCTTATTTAGAGGAGCAGCAGCTATCATTGGTTCACCTTTAGCAGGTGCTGTTTATGACGCAACGCAAAGCTATAGTATCCCATTTTTTATGGCAGGATTTTTCTTCCTTGTAAGTACAGTTACTAGTTTCATGGCTCCAGCAATGAAACGCTGTACAACGCCAcag ACTCAGCCTGTGATATTAGATACATTGACTCCAATTGATGAAgatatcgaagaagaaaatgaagaggATATTCCTGAAATTGTAGAAACTGCGCCATCTCCGCAAGAACCTCctgaaaaggaaattaaacaaatagaatctgttttataa
- the LOC107996538 gene encoding monocarboxylate transporter 3 isoform X4 yields the protein MSPKNKTESEYSVEEHAKLTATDGASDEASPEDEGGSLCEYHDIPPPPDGGYGWVVVFASFMCNMIVDGIAYTFGVFLGEFVTYFGEGKGKTAWVGSLLSGMYLSAGPIVSALTNKYGCRAVCMAGSFLGAAAFVLSTFSTSVNMLMITYGVMGGIGFGLIYLPAVVCVGYYFETKRSLATGIAVCGSGFGTFAFAPLATMLLEAYNWKGANLILAGLILNCAVFGAMMRPLEYPKASSVKPLLQRMAEEKRFQMERGSIGGSYFMVQLPDGSMEKRMKMPINIDPGVHSSFNLDQLVPGTPLTPVPTVPTLPTISEVKVQEHSSSGATSNSGSMDLKNISTKSKSRKNIDDTKDITEKSESEFKPIIPRNASQPAFTTHVQGLPKNGSVPFFDRIRKTSTGERYKPSLSAIKNSRTTLNSNGDIRKSLHLRLSTSSVMGSRNNNAEIDDGESITFTTSKTSIPKEKPQIIRPLSRKDIFYSGSVVNLPEYQSQKSLANYRQSVISLSKSVRGDIKDTDIEKAREQPLCPCLVLPDSFKEALATMMDVSLLKDPVFLLIGISNVFGMAGLYVPFVYLLDAAVLDNIDKTLASYLVSIIGITNTLGRVACGYIADFPQVDSLLLNNICLIISTVAVAAIPFCHSYPAYIIMSILFGIAISGYISLTSIILVDLLGLDKLTNAFGLLILFRGAAAIIGSPLAGAVYDATQSYSIPFFMAGFFFLVSTVTSFMAPAMKRCTTPQTQPVILDTLTPIDEDIEEENEEDIPEIVETAPSPQEPPEKEIKQIESVL from the exons ATGTCGCCTAAAAATAAG acGGAAAGTGAATATTCTGTAGAAGAGCATGCAAAATTAACTGCTACTGATGGAGCTAGTGATGAAGCATCTCCAGAAGATGAAGGAGGATCATTATGTGAATACCATGACATACCACCCCCACCAGATGGTGGATATGGGTGGGTGGTGGTATTTGCATCATTCATGTGTAATATGATAGTTGATGGTATCGCTTATACATTTGGTGTTTTTCTGGGAGAATTTGTTACATATTTTGGAGAAGGAAAAGGCAAAACTGCATGGGTTGGTTCATTGTTATCTGGCATGTACCTCAGTGctg gacCTATTGTCAGTGCTTTAACGAATAAGTATGGATGTAGAGCAGTATGTATGGCAGGAAGTTTTTTAGGTGCAGCAGCATTTGTACTTTCAACATTTTCAACCAGTGTAAATATGCTTATGATAACTTATGGTGTTATGGGAG GAATTGGATTtggtttaatatatttgccaGCAGTAGTTTGTGTaggttattattttgaaaccaAAAGATCATTAGCTACAGGTATTGCTGTATGTGGTTCAGGATTTGGCACATTTGCATTTGCACCTCTTGCAACAATGTTATTAGAAGCATATAATTGGAAAGGagcaaatttaattcttgcaggccttattttaaattgtgct GTATTTGGTGCAATGATGAGGCCATTAGAATATCCAAAAGCTTCTTCTGTTAAACCATTGTTACAAAGAATGGCAGAGgagaaaagatttcaaatGGAACGTGGAAGTATTGGGGGTTCTTATTTCATGGTACAACTGCCTGATGGATCTATggaaaagagaatgaaaatgCCTATTAATATTGATCCTGGTGTTCATTCCAGTTTCAATTTAGACCAATTAGTGCCTG gaaCTCCTTTAACACCAGTTCCAACGGTACCAACTCTTCCCACTATATCGGAAGTGAAAGTACAAGAACACTCTTCTAGTGGAGCAACTAGTAATAGTGGCAGTATGGACTTAAAAAACATTTCCACTAAATCAAAgagtagaaaaaatattgatgataCCAAAGATATAACAGAGAAGTCTGAAAGCGAATTCAAACCAATAATTCCTAGAAATGCTTCACAGCCTGCTTTCACAACTCATGTACAAGGTTTACCTAAAAATGGTTCTGTACCCTTTTTTGATAGAATCCGTAAAACAAGTACTGGTGAAAGGTATAAACCAAGTCTTAGTGCCATTAAGAATTCTAGAACAACATTGAATTCTAATGGCGATATTAGAAAGAGTTTGCATTTGAGACTTTCGACAAGCAGTGTTATGGGTTCTCGAAATAATAATGCGGAAATAGAT gatGGCGAAAGTATTACTTTTACCACAAGTAAAACTAGTATTCCAAAAGAAAAACCACAAATAATTCGACCACTATCAAgaaaggatattttttatagtggTAGTGTTGTTAACTTACCAGAATATCAAAGTCAAAAATCACTTGCAAATTATCGTCAAAgtgttatttctttatcaaaatcCGTTCGTGGAGATATTAAAGACACCGATATTGAAAAGGCGCGCGAgc AACCTCTATGTCCTTGTTTGGTATTACCTGATTCGTTCAAAGAAGCTCTGGCAACTATGATGGATGTATCTTTGCTAAAAGACCcagtatttcttttaattggtATTAGTAACGTATTTGGAATGGCTGGTTTATATGTcccttttgtatatttattagatgCTGCAGTCTTAGat aatattgacAAGACTCTTGCATCATATTTAGTATCTATTATTGGAATTACCAATACTCTGGGTCGTGTAGCTTGTGGATATATTGCAGATTTTCCACAAGTAGACTCGCTATTGTTGAATAATATCTGCTTAATTATATCAACAGTTGCTGTGGCTGCAATTCCGTTTTGTCATTCATATCCTGCTTACATTATTATGAGCATTCTTTTTGGAATAGCTATAT CTGGATATATTTCTTTGACGTCAATTATTTTGGTAGACCTTTTGGGATTGGACAAATTGACCAATGCATTTGGCCTCTTAATCTTATTTAGAGGAGCAGCAGCTATCATTGGTTCACCTTTAGCAGGTGCTGTTTATGACGCAACGCAAAGCTATAGTATCCCATTTTTTATGGCAGGATTTTTCTTCCTTGTAAGTACAGTTACTAGTTTCATGGCTCCAGCAATGAAACGCTGTACAACGCCAcag ACTCAGCCTGTGATATTAGATACATTGACTCCAATTGATGAAgatatcgaagaagaaaatgaagaggATATTCCTGAAATTGTAGAAACTGCGCCATCTCCGCAAGAACCTCctgaaaaggaaattaaacaaatagaatctgttttataa
- the LOC107996538 gene encoding monocarboxylate transporter 3 isoform X1, with the protein MGPTSSREQIGEQIGDDDGLQIKPKPMVNHITESEYSVEEHAKLTATDGASDEASPEDEGGSLCEYHDIPPPPDGGYGWVVVFASFMCNMIVDGIAYTFGVFLGEFVTYFGEGKGKTAWVGSLLSGMYLSAGPIVSALTNKYGCRAVCMAGSFLGAAAFVLSTFSTSVNMLMITYGVMGGIGFGLIYLPAVVCVGYYFETKRSLATGIAVCGSGFGTFAFAPLATMLLEAYNWKGANLILAGLILNCAVFGAMMRPLEYPKASSVKPLLQRMAEEKRFQMERGSIGGSYFMVQLPDGSMEKRMKMPINIDPGVHSSFNLDQLVPGTPLTPVPTVPTLPTISEVKVQEHSSSGATSNSGSMDLKNISTKSKSRKNIDDTKDITEKSESEFKPIIPRNASQPAFTTHVQGLPKNGSVPFFDRIRKTSTGERYKPSLSAIKNSRTTLNSNGDIRKSLHLRLSTSSVMGSRNNNAEIDDGESITFTTSKTSIPKEKPQIIRPLSRKDIFYSGSVVNLPEYQSQKSLANYRQSVISLSKSVRGDIKDTDIEKAREQPLCPCLVLPDSFKEALATMMDVSLLKDPVFLLIGISNVFGMAGLYVPFVYLLDAAVLDNIDKTLASYLVSIIGITNTLGRVACGYIADFPQVDSLLLNNICLIISTVAVAAIPFCHSYPAYIIMSILFGIAISGYISLTSIILVDLLGLDKLTNAFGLLILFRGAAAIIGSPLAGAVYDATQSYSIPFFMAGFFFLVSTVTSFMAPAMKRCTTPQTQPVILDTLTPIDEDIEEENEEDIPEIVETAPSPQEPPEKEIKQIESVL; encoded by the exons ATGGGCCCTACCAGTAGCCGCGAACAGATTGGGGAGCAGATCGGCGACGATGATGGCCTGCAAATCAAGCCAAAACCTATGGTCAATCATATC acGGAAAGTGAATATTCTGTAGAAGAGCATGCAAAATTAACTGCTACTGATGGAGCTAGTGATGAAGCATCTCCAGAAGATGAAGGAGGATCATTATGTGAATACCATGACATACCACCCCCACCAGATGGTGGATATGGGTGGGTGGTGGTATTTGCATCATTCATGTGTAATATGATAGTTGATGGTATCGCTTATACATTTGGTGTTTTTCTGGGAGAATTTGTTACATATTTTGGAGAAGGAAAAGGCAAAACTGCATGGGTTGGTTCATTGTTATCTGGCATGTACCTCAGTGctg gacCTATTGTCAGTGCTTTAACGAATAAGTATGGATGTAGAGCAGTATGTATGGCAGGAAGTTTTTTAGGTGCAGCAGCATTTGTACTTTCAACATTTTCAACCAGTGTAAATATGCTTATGATAACTTATGGTGTTATGGGAG GAATTGGATTtggtttaatatatttgccaGCAGTAGTTTGTGTaggttattattttgaaaccaAAAGATCATTAGCTACAGGTATTGCTGTATGTGGTTCAGGATTTGGCACATTTGCATTTGCACCTCTTGCAACAATGTTATTAGAAGCATATAATTGGAAAGGagcaaatttaattcttgcaggccttattttaaattgtgct GTATTTGGTGCAATGATGAGGCCATTAGAATATCCAAAAGCTTCTTCTGTTAAACCATTGTTACAAAGAATGGCAGAGgagaaaagatttcaaatGGAACGTGGAAGTATTGGGGGTTCTTATTTCATGGTACAACTGCCTGATGGATCTATggaaaagagaatgaaaatgCCTATTAATATTGATCCTGGTGTTCATTCCAGTTTCAATTTAGACCAATTAGTGCCTG gaaCTCCTTTAACACCAGTTCCAACGGTACCAACTCTTCCCACTATATCGGAAGTGAAAGTACAAGAACACTCTTCTAGTGGAGCAACTAGTAATAGTGGCAGTATGGACTTAAAAAACATTTCCACTAAATCAAAgagtagaaaaaatattgatgataCCAAAGATATAACAGAGAAGTCTGAAAGCGAATTCAAACCAATAATTCCTAGAAATGCTTCACAGCCTGCTTTCACAACTCATGTACAAGGTTTACCTAAAAATGGTTCTGTACCCTTTTTTGATAGAATCCGTAAAACAAGTACTGGTGAAAGGTATAAACCAAGTCTTAGTGCCATTAAGAATTCTAGAACAACATTGAATTCTAATGGCGATATTAGAAAGAGTTTGCATTTGAGACTTTCGACAAGCAGTGTTATGGGTTCTCGAAATAATAATGCGGAAATAGAT gatGGCGAAAGTATTACTTTTACCACAAGTAAAACTAGTATTCCAAAAGAAAAACCACAAATAATTCGACCACTATCAAgaaaggatattttttatagtggTAGTGTTGTTAACTTACCAGAATATCAAAGTCAAAAATCACTTGCAAATTATCGTCAAAgtgttatttctttatcaaaatcCGTTCGTGGAGATATTAAAGACACCGATATTGAAAAGGCGCGCGAgc AACCTCTATGTCCTTGTTTGGTATTACCTGATTCGTTCAAAGAAGCTCTGGCAACTATGATGGATGTATCTTTGCTAAAAGACCcagtatttcttttaattggtATTAGTAACGTATTTGGAATGGCTGGTTTATATGTcccttttgtatatttattagatgCTGCAGTCTTAGat aatattgacAAGACTCTTGCATCATATTTAGTATCTATTATTGGAATTACCAATACTCTGGGTCGTGTAGCTTGTGGATATATTGCAGATTTTCCACAAGTAGACTCGCTATTGTTGAATAATATCTGCTTAATTATATCAACAGTTGCTGTGGCTGCAATTCCGTTTTGTCATTCATATCCTGCTTACATTATTATGAGCATTCTTTTTGGAATAGCTATAT CTGGATATATTTCTTTGACGTCAATTATTTTGGTAGACCTTTTGGGATTGGACAAATTGACCAATGCATTTGGCCTCTTAATCTTATTTAGAGGAGCAGCAGCTATCATTGGTTCACCTTTAGCAGGTGCTGTTTATGACGCAACGCAAAGCTATAGTATCCCATTTTTTATGGCAGGATTTTTCTTCCTTGTAAGTACAGTTACTAGTTTCATGGCTCCAGCAATGAAACGCTGTACAACGCCAcag ACTCAGCCTGTGATATTAGATACATTGACTCCAATTGATGAAgatatcgaagaagaaaatgaagaggATATTCCTGAAATTGTAGAAACTGCGCCATCTCCGCAAGAACCTCctgaaaaggaaattaaacaaatagaatctgttttataa